The Streptococcus oralis genome segment TATAAGCTATCAGATGCTTTAAAATCCAGAGAATCATAACAGATAAAGATATCATGAATGGTCCCCCTGCTCTATTAAATTGATTTTTATATGGAAACATTAAGGTAAATTTTGGTTTATCCAGTAATAACTCTAATTTCATCATTTACCCTTTCATATTGTTTATTGTATAAATTTCAGTATATTCATCTCTTGAACTTTCTATGTCAGTTATCTCCATTATTTTAAATTCATGATTTCTGATTTTCTATCAATTTTGTTAATATTATACTCTTTTTAAAACATTATTTCTACAATCCAGCGATTTAATAATATCTAAGGTTAGTCAGTGTAAATATTATAGAGCTCTTTTTTTGTCTAGGAAAACATGCTATAATGATAGAATTGATAAGCAGGAAAAGAGAGAAGCTATGGGTTATACAGTTGAAGAAAAAGAAGCTTTTATGAAAGAGGCCTTGAAAGAGGCAGAGATTGCTCTGGAAAACGATGAAATTCCAATTGGTTGTGTGATTGTCAAGGATGGAGAGATCATTGGTCGTGGGCATAATGCGCGCGAGGAGTTGCAACGGGCGGTTATGCATGCAGAAATCATGGCCATAGAGAATGCGAACGCGAGTGAAGAAAGTTGGCGTCTGCTAGATTGTACGCTTTTTGTGACCATTGAGCCTTGTGTTATGTGTAGTGGGGCGATTGGACTTGCCCGTATTCCAAACGTGGTTTACGGGGCTAAAAATCAGAAATTTGGTGCAGCTGGGAGTCTGTACGACATCTTGACAGATGAGCGTCTCAATCATCGTGTAGAGGTCGAAACGGGAGTTTTGGAGAGTGAGTGTGCAGCTATTATGCAAGACTTTTTCCGAAATCGACGGAAAAAATAATTTCTCTTTAAAAATAGAGGGGAATGTGGTATAATAAATAATGGAGCAACAGTTCTGCGTGAAGCGGGTCAGGGGAGGAATCCAGCAGCCCTAAGCGAGTGTGAATTGTGTGCTCTTTTTTCGTGCTTTTTTCGAATAAATAAGATAAAATAGCCTAGAATAAATGATAATAGAAAAGAGTATAATATGAAAATTCGTGGTTTTGAATTGGTTTCGAGTTTTACAGATAAAAATTTGCTACCGAAGCGTGAGACAGCCCATGCAGCTGGTTATGATTTAAAGGTCGCGGAACGCACTGTGATTGCTCCAGGAGAGATTGTTCTCGTTCCGACAGGTGTTAAGGCCTATATGCAGCCGACAGAAGTTCTCTATCTTTATGATCGTTCTTCAAATCCTCGTAAGAAGGGCTTGGTCTTGATTAACTCAGTTGGGGTCATTGATGGGGATTATTATGGAAATCCTGGAAATGAGGGACATATTTTTGCGCAGATGAAAAACATTACTAATCAGGAAGTGGTTCTTGAAGTTGGGGAACGTGTGGTTCAGGCTGTCTTTGCACCATTTTTAATCGCAGACGGAGATGAGGCAGACGGCGTG includes the following:
- the tadA gene encoding tRNA adenosine(34) deaminase TadA, which gives rise to MGYTVEEKEAFMKEALKEAEIALENDEIPIGCVIVKDGEIIGRGHNAREELQRAVMHAEIMAIENANASEESWRLLDCTLFVTIEPCVMCSGAIGLARIPNVVYGAKNQKFGAAGSLYDILTDERLNHRVEVETGVLESECAAIMQDFFRNRRKK
- a CDS encoding dUTP diphosphatase yields the protein MKIRGFELVSSFTDKNLLPKRETAHAAGYDLKVAERTVIAPGEIVLVPTGVKAYMQPTEVLYLYDRSSNPRKKGLVLINSVGVIDGDYYGNPGNEGHIFAQMKNITNQEVVLEVGERVVQAVFAPFLIADGDEADGVRTGGFGSTGH